A stretch of Lactuca sativa cultivar Salinas chromosome 6, Lsat_Salinas_v11, whole genome shotgun sequence DNA encodes these proteins:
- the LOC111913885 gene encoding non-specific lipid transfer protein GPI-anchored 7: MASSFLLTVVVALMVMSVSVSTAQAQAECASKLVPCAQYLNATTKPPNTCCDPIKEAVATDLQCLCNLYENPAFLSGIGINIDQALRLPQLCGIPSDTSACNTTAQSPAGSTTQTPPGRTPGAGGGNGVGKIASSGVIGLLLISACMMLF, encoded by the exons ATGGCTTCTTCTTTCTTACTCACGGTGGTGGTTGCGCTCATGGTGATGTCTGTATCCGTGTCGACGGCACAGGCGCAGGCAGAGTGTGCGTCGAAGCTAGTCCCGTGCGCTCAGTACCTCAACGCCACCACAAAGCCGCCCAACACCTGTTGCGATCCGATCAAGGAGGCGGTGGCCACCGATCTACAATGTCTGTGTAACCTCTATGAGAATCCTGCCTTCTTGTCTGGAATCGGAATCAATATTGATCAGGCACTTCGTCTTCCTCAATTGTGTGGAATCCCCTCTGACACTAGCGCCTGTAACACTACTG CTCAATCTCCAGCTGGATCCACAACTCAAACTCCACCAG GTAGGACCCCTGGGGCTGGGGGTGGAAACGGTGTAGGTAAAATTGCTTCAAGTGGGGTTATTGGTTTACTATTGATTTCGGCTTGCATGATGTTATTCTAA
- the LOC111913884 gene encoding FAM10 family protein At4g22670, whose protein sequence is MDAAKLEQLKIFISRCKADPSILSDPSLSFFRDYLESLGAKLPSSAYKSESQSKPYVVEEEEDDFEEPEEEEDEIIESDIEFEGETVEPDNDPPQKMGDSSVEVSEENRDASQEAKAKGMEAISDGKLEEAIEHLTEAILLNPTSAIMYATRASVYIKMKKPNAAIRDADAALQINPDSAKGYKSRGIALSMLGQWEKAAKDLHVASNIDFDEEISTILKKVEPNAHKIVEHRRKYDKLRKEREDRKIERERQRRRAEAKAAYEKAKKEEKASSSERTGGMPGGFPGGMPFPGGMPGGFPGGMPGGFPGGMPGGFPGGMPGGFPGGGMPGGFPGGGMPGGFPGGGAAGGGMPGGGAAGGGMPGGIDYSKILNDPELMAAFKDPEVMAALQDVMKNPANLAKHQANPKVAPLIAKMMSKFGGAN, encoded by the exons ATGGACGCCGCTAAACTAGAGCAACTAAAGATATTTATCAGTCGGTGCAAGGCCGATCCCTCCATTCTCAGCGATCCTTCACTCTCCTTCTTCCGCGACTATCTTGAAAG CCTCGGAGCTAAACTTCCGTCATCTGCTTACAAGAGTGAATCGCAATCG AAACCTTATGTGGtggaagaggaagaagatgattTTGAAGAACctgaagaagaagaggatgagATAATAGAATCCGATATTGAATTTGAAGGTGAGACTGTGGAGCCTGATAATGATCCACCACAAAAG ATGGGAGATTCTTCAGTAGAGGTTTCTGAAGAAAATCGTGATGCTTCTCAAGAGGCCAAAGCAAAGGGCATGGAAGCAATTTCTGATG GTAAGCTAGAGGAAGCAATTGAGCACCTCACTGAGGCAATACTGCTCAACCCCACTTCTGCTATTATGTATGCAACAAGAG CTTctgtttatatcaaaatgaagaaACCAAATGCTGCGATTCGAGATGCTGATGCTGCTCTACAG ATAAATCCAGATTCTGCTAAAGGCTATAAATCACGTGGAATTGCACTATCAATGCTCGGTCAATGGGAAAAGGCTGCAAAGGATCTTCATGTAGCTTCAAATATTGATTTTGATGAAGAAATAAGTACCATTCTCAAGAAG GTTGAACCAAATGCACACAAGATTGTGGAACATCGTAGGAAATATGATAAgctaagaaaagaaagggaggACAGGAAAATAGAACGTGAGAGGCAACGTCGCAGGGCTGAAGCCAAG GCTGCATATGAGAAGgctaaaaaagaagaaaaagcaTCTTCAAGTGAAAGAACCGGAGGAATGCCAGGTGGCTTCCCCGGTGGAATGCCATTCCCAGGTGGCATGCCAGGTGGGTTCCCAGGTGGCATGCCAGGTGGATTCCCTGGTGGCATGCCAGGTGGGTTCCCTGGTGGCATGCCAGGTGGATTCCCTGGTGGTGGAATGCCAGGTGGATTCCCAGGAGGTGGTATGCCAGGTGGGTTCCCTGGTGGCGGTGCAGCAGGAGGTGGAATGCCAGGTGGCGGTGCAGCTGGAGGTGGTATGCCAGGTGGCATTGACTACAGCAAGATCTTAAAT GACCCTGAGTTGATGGCAGCATTCAAAGATCCTGAAGTAATGGCTGCTCTGCAAGATG TGATGAAGAATCCAGCGAATCTTGCAAAGCACCAAGCAAACCCAAAGGTGGCTCCACTCATTGCTAAAATGATGAGCAAATTTGGTGGGGCCAATTAA